ATCTTCTCTGAAATGTCGGCTAGCTAGGTAAGGGTCATGCTTTTGCTATTGTCTTGTTGATGTATCATTTAAACCCGCTTTTAGTCCAATAAATGAGTCAATGGATATAGAACATTATGGAAAATCAATAAATGGACGTGGGGAATCTAGCAATCTAGTTACATCCTGAAATCTGGGAGTCTCTTCAGCCCCAAAGTGCTATGTTGCCGATCGTACCAAATTACAGTCTAAGACTGTATTAACCTCTCAATGCATAGCGCATACTTGTTCGGACGGCAATAATGAATTACGCCATATGCGCACTCCCAGCGCCGCCTTTCTTGAGCAGGTTGTGGTTTCGAATGAAAGCGCCAAAGACCATCGCTAGTCCTACTGCGACGATGATCGGGATTAGCGAGTTGGTAATGCTGATAACGTATGCCTCGATCACAGCGGATTGTTGATCAGCGGGTAATGTATAAATGGCGGAGACCGACTGTCGGACCAAATTGAAGTCAACCTCAGGGGCCAGACGTTTGATTTCAGTATTGAGGTAAACTGATTGTACAGTGTTGATAATACCCTAAGTTATATGTAAGTTTGATATGTCATTGACCGGTACAAAAGCATTTGACTTACAACTCCCAGCGCGGCACCTGTCAGTTGGAAGAATGACACGACACCTGTGGcttgagggagaagggatggacGGTCGTGATATTCTGCTTGAACAGCAACTAAGACATTTTGGAAGCTCAAGCCAATGCCAAACCCGGCCAGGATTTGGTAGCCAATGATTTTCGCGTTAGGGGTGTTGACGTCAATAGTGTACAGGAGCCCAAATCCAACGGCAGCAAAAGGCGGACTTTAAGGATTTTGGCTGGTCAGCAAACTCTCTTTGGGATCGCATTAGGGGGCATACTCACCCAATAAGTAGGAATGGATAATAGCGGCCGAACTTGGTAGTCAGTCCTCCGGATATCAAGATAGCAACGCAGGTAGCAAGCATGAAAGCGATGATATCAACGCCGGACTTCTCGGGAGAGTGTCCTCGACCCTAAGAACAGTCAGTCTGGAGATATCACGTAAAGTCCGGGCAACTTACAGCTTGATAAAACAACGGAAGCTGGTAGGTGCCTCCCAACATTGCAagcatgaagaagaatatgGCGCCAGAGCATGCGAGGACGGTTCGGTTCTTGAGGAGAGAAAGTGGAATGAGCGCATACTTGTCGTACCGCCACTGCCACACGCCGAATGCAATAACGAGCAAGCCACCCAAagtgaaaaggaaaggaattCTCCAGTCTAGTAATATTAGCGTCAAATCCGGCTCTACAGTAATTGGTACTTACTGTTCCACGCGTATTGGTTTCCACCCCATGCAAGAGCAAGCAAAAGACATGTGATCGCACAAAAGATGAGACCCGTCCCGATCCAGTCCAAGCGTCTGAGCTTGCCGAGGACTGTGCGATCGGGAGGAGCAGTGTCGGCATGTTCTGGATCTCGGGCAGGCAGAAGGAATACGacagcggcagcagcgaAGCCCCCGAAGGGAAGATTGATGTAGAAACACCATCTGCACGGAGTGAGAAAGCCGTAACTTTTGCGAGTTAGATCAGGGCACTCACCTCCAGCTGACGTGGTCTGTGAATGCGCCTCCTAGCAAAGGACCGACTACAGACGATACGACAAAGACAAAACCAAAAGAAGCCATAAAGGCCGCTCGTTGATCGACTCGAGTGACAACGGCGATGACGGCAAGAATAGACACAAACATTCCGGAAGCGCCTGGGGATAAAAATCAGCAGGAATTCAAGAAGCGGGATCGCAAGCAACTCACCGATACCTTGGATAGCACGCCCGCCTATCAGTGTGTCCATATCTTTGGCCACACCGCAAATAAGACTGCCGAgttcaaagaagaaaattgCACCAAGTAGCATCCATTTCGCCTTGAGGATCGTAAGCACTTGTCCGACGAGAAGAATAAGACCACACTGGGTCACTAAAAGTTGTCTAGGGTAGGAAATGTCCGCTCGGTAAAATATTGACGCACGTACAGAAATATCCAGTAATGATCCAAGCCACCTGGTCGAAGCTAAGGTTGTGTCAACGATAAACGAAGGGAAATTAATAAGGGAAGAATTAGAATTGGTCTTACGCGTTAAAGTCGGACACAATAACAGGTATAGCGGTGGATACGATGGATTGATCTGTCAGGAAGTCAGGTGGGTGCCGTTCCCCCCACGTCTGATCGGAACTCACCCAGCGCAAACATCTGTACGAGGAACTTGGGTTAGTGACCTCCAACATATACCATGTGAACATGGAAGTTCACTGTGTACTTACGAAAACACAGAGCATCAAAGCAACGAAAACCAGGTAGAGTCTGGCGCCAGTCAAAACACCTGATTGCCCTTGCTCtggttgctgctgctgcctgCCATCCACTTCACCTTTTTCAGTGGAGGCTGTAATATCAAGTGGATTCATGTCCTTCAGATTGGCGGTCTGAGTGAGTCGTGGCGCCTGGGCGTACTCGGCAGATTCCCCCGCAAAACCGATGTCCACTTCCTCACGGAAAGTGGGATGATGGGCCATGTCCTTTTCGTTTTCTGTCGTCATGCTGTTGGATGGATCCTCAAACGGGGATTTTCAAACAAGTTACAAAGTTTCAGATGCTAATGTAAGCGTGGAGCAGATAGACGTGCGACGTCAAAAACTGCGTTGCCGGTATCGATTAGACTAGGCTGGGTGGCAAGTATCAGTAAGATTTGTGTATGTATATATGAAATAAAACCTGAGATTGATCGAAAAGGTAGGAAGGAACAGAAGTCACGATTGTGTTATTGTATTAATAAATTGCTACTTCCATCGATAAATCGGTTCCAAGAAAAGTGAAAAGAGAGAATAATAAGGACCTATAATATATGATCTAATAATAGGCTGTCACCTAATAAATAGCAGACAGTCTCGCTAAACGACGCGCAAGCGAAAAGATGttgaaaggaaaggggGAGAAATGGGAAGGTCGGTATGCCGAGGCCATGTGTGGCCGTGGGGAATGACAGTAGGAGAAACGGGAAATTGCGATGTTCCTAGGGAACTATTTCGGACACCCCCCCTATTTCTTTTGGGACAcccccctccttctacttTGGGTAATTTTGACAGAGCAGCCGATAGATAACACCATGGACCCTGCAGCGCATCCCTGAGGCCCTTATGCCTGTTATTTACGTAATTAGTTCAGATGATATTGTCGCGTGCGCCAGACTGCAACATTTTACAAAAGTAACGAACAACAAACGCGTTTTTTTCTCTAATAACGCGCCTCCTTTTTGCTGTCATTTAAAtacttttcatcctcctaaGAAACTTATAACGTATTCGAAAACATCATGGCTTCGACTGATTTGCACTCTTCGgatcctctttc
This Cryptococcus neoformans var. neoformans JEC21 chromosome 9 sequence DNA region includes the following protein-coding sequences:
- a CDS encoding transporter, putative → MTTENEKDMAHHPTFREEVDIGFAGESAEYAQAPRLTQTANLKDMNPLDITASTEKGEVDGRQQQQPEQGQSGVLTGARLYLVFVALMLCVFMFALDQSIVSTAIPVIVSDFNAFDQVAWIITGYFLTQCGLILLVGQVLTILKAKWMLLGAIFFFELGSLICGVAKDMDTLIGGRAIQGIGASGMFVSILAVIAVVTRVDQRAAFMASFGFVFVVSSVVGPLLGGAFTDHVSWRWCFYINLPFGGFAAAAVVFLLPARDPEHADTAPPDRTVLGKLRRLDWIGTGLIFCAITCLLLALAWGGNQYAWNNWRIPFLFTLGGLLVIAFGVWQWRYDKYALIPLSLLKNRTVLACSGAIFFFMLAMLGGTYQLPLFYQAGRGHSPEKSGVDIIAFMLATCVAILISGGLTTKFGRYYPFLLIGPPFAAVGFGLLYTIDVNTPNAKIIGYQILAGFGIGLSFQNVLVAVQAEYHDRPSLLPQATGVVSFFQLTGAALGVGIINTVQSVYLNTEIKRLAPEVDFNLVRQSVSAIYTLPADQQSAVIEAYVISITNSLIPIIVAVGLAMVFGAFIRNHNLLKKGGAGSAHMA